In Candidatus Aminicenantes bacterium, a genomic segment contains:
- a CDS encoding ABC transporter permease, which yields MKKIWHIASVDLKLTVRDRAFFFWFLVFPMFFILLFGNLYKSNPTDKKAALLIVNQDKGKWGNYFIEKLKSPGIELTVQASPPDKVIRMLVIAPDFSEKLAAKIPQELELKKDSQANMEAGAVAETKIVQAITRLLSELIIYGDRDIKDFFIAHAPFNELVKVVTRLPKDTVATIPTGFDHVIPGTMVQFIMMMVLIYGGATVMEDRKKGVMGRILFSATSFGELFGGKLLGRVLMGLLQAAILLATGKLFFHLHLGNMLLSGTIIMVFTLAVACLSIFVGSVLNKEEMIVGVSVLAANMFAALGGCWWPAEIVPPTFRALGMVSPAYWAMDAFHQVIFFGKGFSAILPNLLILLAFTAVFMALALRFFKVRD from the coding sequence ATGAAGAAAATTTGGCATATCGCGAGCGTGGACCTGAAGCTGACGGTCAGGGACAGGGCCTTCTTTTTCTGGTTCCTGGTGTTTCCCATGTTCTTCATCCTCCTTTTCGGCAATCTGTACAAGTCCAACCCCACCGACAAGAAGGCCGCGCTGCTGATCGTCAACCAGGACAAGGGCAAGTGGGGAAACTATTTCATCGAGAAGCTGAAAAGCCCCGGCATCGAACTGACCGTCCAGGCAAGCCCTCCCGATAAAGTCATCCGCATGCTCGTCATCGCCCCCGATTTTTCGGAAAAACTCGCCGCCAAGATTCCTCAGGAGCTGGAACTGAAAAAGGATTCCCAGGCCAACATGGAAGCCGGGGCGGTCGCCGAAACCAAGATCGTCCAGGCCATCACCAGGCTGCTCAGCGAGCTGATCATCTACGGCGACCGGGACATTAAGGATTTTTTCATTGCCCACGCCCCGTTCAACGAACTGGTCAAGGTGGTCACGCGCCTGCCCAAAGACACCGTCGCCACCATCCCCACCGGTTTCGATCATGTCATACCCGGCACCATGGTGCAGTTCATCATGATGATGGTCCTGATCTACGGCGGGGCGACGGTAATGGAAGACCGGAAAAAAGGGGTCATGGGGCGCATTCTTTTTTCAGCCACCAGTTTCGGAGAGCTCTTCGGCGGCAAACTCCTGGGCCGCGTGCTGATGGGGCTCCTGCAGGCGGCTATCCTGCTGGCCACCGGGAAACTGTTCTTTCACCTCCATCTAGGCAACATGCTGCTCTCAGGAACGATCATCATGGTCTTTACCCTAGCTGTGGCCTGTTTGAGCATCTTCGTCGGCTCGGTTTTGAACAAGGAGGAAATGATCGTCGGCGTGTCGGTGCTGGCCGCCAACATGTTCGCCGCGTTGGGCGGTTGTTGGTGGCCGGCCGAAATCGTCCCCCCGACCTTCCGGGCCCTGGGCATGGTCTCCCCCGCCTACTGGGCCATGGATGCCTTTCACCAGGTCATCTTCTTCGGCAAGGGCTTCAGCGCCATCCTCCCCAACCTGCTGATCCTGCTGGCCTTCACCGCCGTGTTCATGGCGCTGGCGCTGCGTTTTTTCAAGGTCAGGGACTGA
- a CDS encoding ABC transporter permease — MSRTTLIIKNDIKRRLRAPLATVLFMIIPFAMTALIGMIFDPGSGTETKLPPIKVLLVDKDQNLASKFLIGAFDQKQLKEMFQATTVSEAEGEKLMKKGKASAMIIIPEHFSEDLADQKLSRLVVVKNPAEEFLPDVVEEFANTMAVGLSGVAQVFADELKIIKLVGNSSLETLSIAELAPLLEMSRIKIMAVKKYLSPLLVGLKTSTIAKPGQAPPIQGFNIFAYILPGMLIMFMLFIIEAFMREIQNERADGKIRRMMFSPLTTRELVLARIVGAWLLGMLICGLAMVMGALVFAIDWGNTLWLFLLVAVTCFWCAAFFGMLNAFFKNKNQAGAFASPIILVSAAFGGSMLPLEQIPAGMRWLAKFTVNNWFITGCRQVVAREIPLAPLLVLLVTALLFAAVAMVALQRRLTV, encoded by the coding sequence TTGAGCCGCACCACCCTGATCATCAAAAACGACATCAAACGCCGCCTGCGCGCGCCCCTGGCCACGGTCCTGTTCATGATCATTCCTTTCGCCATGACCGCCCTGATCGGCATGATTTTCGACCCGGGTTCAGGCACCGAAACCAAGCTGCCGCCGATCAAGGTGCTGCTGGTCGACAAAGACCAGAACCTCGCCTCTAAATTTTTGATCGGCGCTTTCGATCAAAAGCAGCTGAAGGAGATGTTCCAGGCGACGACGGTCAGCGAGGCCGAGGGCGAAAAGCTCATGAAAAAGGGCAAGGCCTCGGCCATGATCATCATTCCCGAGCACTTCAGCGAGGACCTGGCCGACCAAAAACTCAGCCGGCTGGTGGTCGTCAAGAATCCGGCCGAGGAGTTCCTGCCTGACGTGGTCGAGGAATTCGCCAACACCATGGCCGTCGGCCTGTCCGGTGTGGCCCAGGTGTTCGCTGACGAATTGAAGATCATCAAGCTGGTCGGCAACTCCTCCCTGGAGACGCTCTCGATCGCCGAGCTGGCCCCGCTCCTGGAAATGAGCCGCATCAAGATCATGGCCGTCAAGAAATACCTGTCGCCGCTGCTGGTCGGGTTGAAAACCAGTACTATTGCTAAACCAGGGCAGGCTCCCCCAATACAGGGGTTCAACATCTTCGCCTACATCCTGCCCGGCATGCTGATCATGTTCATGCTGTTCATCATCGAGGCCTTCATGCGCGAGATCCAGAACGAGCGCGCCGACGGCAAGATCCGGCGCATGATGTTCTCGCCGCTGACCACCCGCGAGCTCGTCTTGGCGCGAATCGTCGGCGCCTGGCTGCTGGGCATGCTGATCTGCGGCCTGGCCATGGTCATGGGCGCCCTCGTCTTCGCCATCGACTGGGGCAACACCCTCTGGCTATTCCTGCTGGTAGCCGTGACCTGCTTCTGGTGCGCCGCTTTCTTCGGCATGCTCAACGCCTTCTTCAAGAACAAGAACCAGGCCGGGGCGTTCGCCAGCCCGATCATCCTGGTCTCCGCCGCCTTCGGCGGCAGCATGCTCCCGCTGGAGCAGATCCCCGCCGGCATGCGCTGGCTGGCCAAGTTTACGGTCAACAACTGGTTCATCACCGGCTGCCGGCAGGTGGTCGCCCGCGAAATCCCGCTGGCTCCGCTGCTGGTGCTGCTGGTCACGGCGCTGCTGTTCGCCGCAGTGGCCATGGTCGCCCTGCAGCGGCGCCTGACCGTCTGA
- a CDS encoding ABC transporter ATP-binding protein — MQQPILEIKNLSKAYDRGETVALANFNLSLNKGEVLGLLGPNGAGKTTLISILSGTLRDFSGTVAFKGVDLFSDRRLKNLIGIVPQEMAFYKDLGALENLMFWGGLYAIPEKELKKRAQELLSLVELSSRAKEPIKKFSSGMKRRLNVAIGLIHKPELLLLDEPTVGIDVQAKVSILGIIRNVGLQGTSVVFTTHQLAEVEQTCTRIAIMDKGVILAQGTLDELIRIVGEKEIVVVSGQFTANRFSEAIKKLSPNGIEILSVSDNEAHLAFANSEGIPGMMQHLFQHQLTLDDLKIKSPNLEAVFLKLTGRSLRD, encoded by the coding sequence ATGCAACAACCAATTCTGGAAATCAAAAACCTTTCCAAAGCCTATGACCGCGGCGAAACCGTTGCCCTGGCCAATTTCAATTTGAGCCTGAACAAGGGCGAGGTGCTGGGGCTTCTCGGCCCCAATGGTGCCGGCAAAACGACCCTGATCTCGATCCTGTCGGGAACCCTGCGCGATTTTTCGGGTACGGTAGCCTTCAAGGGCGTCGACCTGTTCAGCGACCGGCGCCTGAAAAACCTCATCGGCATCGTACCGCAGGAAATGGCCTTTTACAAGGACCTGGGGGCGCTGGAGAACCTGATGTTCTGGGGCGGCCTCTACGCCATCCCCGAAAAGGAATTGAAGAAACGGGCCCAGGAACTGCTGTCCCTGGTCGAGCTGAGCAGCCGGGCCAAGGAGCCGATCAAGAAGTTTTCCAGCGGCATGAAGCGGCGCCTGAACGTCGCCATCGGCCTGATCCACAAGCCCGAGTTGCTGCTGCTCGACGAGCCGACGGTGGGCATCGATGTCCAGGCCAAGGTCAGCATCCTGGGCATCATCCGCAACGTCGGCCTGCAGGGGACATCGGTCGTCTTCACCACCCACCAATTGGCCGAAGTGGAGCAGACCTGCACGCGCATCGCCATCATGGACAAGGGGGTGATCCTGGCTCAGGGAACCCTGGACGAGCTCATCCGCATCGTCGGCGAAAAGGAGATCGTGGTGGTCAGCGGCCAATTCACCGCCAACCGCTTTTCCGAAGCCATCAAGAAGCTCAGCCCCAACGGCATCGAGATCCTGTCGGTGTCCGACAACGAAGCCCACCTGGCTTTCGCCAATTCCGAGGGCATTCCCGGCATGATGCAACACCTGTTCCAGCACCAGCTGACGCTGGATGACTTGAAGATAAAATCGCCCAACCTCGAAGCGGTGTTCCTCAAATTGACCGGCAGGAGCTTACGAGATTGA